A stretch of Crossiella cryophila DNA encodes these proteins:
- a CDS encoding FKBP-type peptidyl-prolyl cis-trans isomerase: MGKTKPTVTVPDGPSPDYLDITDLEVGDGPEAVVGQEVTVHYVGVSHSTGRQFDASWDRGDTFSFPLGGGRVIKGWDMGVKGMKVGGRRQLVIPAHLGYGNRGAGSDIKPGETLIFVVDLIAVG; encoded by the coding sequence ATGGGCAAGACCAAGCCCACCGTCACCGTGCCCGACGGCCCGTCGCCGGACTACCTGGACATCACCGACCTGGAGGTCGGCGACGGTCCGGAGGCCGTGGTGGGTCAGGAGGTGACCGTGCACTACGTGGGCGTGTCGCACAGCACCGGCCGGCAGTTCGACGCCAGCTGGGACCGCGGCGACACCTTCTCCTTCCCGCTGGGCGGGGGCCGGGTCATCAAGGGCTGGGACATGGGCGTGAAGGGCATGAAGGTCGGCGGCCGCCGCCAGCTGGTCATCCCGGCGCACCTGGGTTACGGCAACCGGGGCGCGGGCTCGGACATCAAGCCGGGCGAGACGCTGATCTTCGTGGTGGACCTGATCGCGGTCGGCTGA
- the trxB gene encoding thioredoxin-disulfide reductase → MADLIVIGSGPAGYTAAVYAARAQLRPVVFEGTGYGGALMTTTEVENYPGFKDGILGPDLMEQMRAQAERFGAELRTEDVEAVDLTGEIKSVTANGVTHQARAVVLAMGAAARYLDVPGERRLLGHGVSACATCDGFFFRDQDIAVVGGGDSAMEEAIFLTRFARTVTVIHRRQDFRASRIMLERARANDKIRWLLDTRVQEVLGAQTVQGVRVRHTGTGAESVLPVTGFFVAIGHEPRSALVRGQVEVDVDGYVRVDAPGTATNLDGVFAAGDLVDHSYRQAITAAGSGCAAAMDAERWLVS, encoded by the coding sequence ATGGCTGATCTGATCGTCATCGGGTCCGGACCCGCCGGGTACACCGCCGCGGTGTACGCCGCGCGGGCGCAACTGCGGCCGGTCGTCTTCGAGGGCACCGGCTACGGCGGGGCGCTGATGACCACCACCGAGGTGGAGAACTACCCCGGCTTCAAGGACGGCATCCTCGGCCCGGACCTGATGGAGCAGATGCGCGCCCAGGCCGAGCGCTTCGGCGCCGAGCTGCGGACCGAGGACGTCGAGGCCGTCGACCTGACCGGGGAGATCAAGTCGGTCACCGCCAACGGCGTCACGCACCAGGCCAGGGCGGTGGTGCTGGCCATGGGCGCGGCCGCCCGGTACCTGGACGTGCCGGGGGAGCGGCGGCTGCTCGGGCACGGCGTGTCCGCCTGCGCCACCTGCGACGGGTTCTTCTTCCGGGACCAGGACATCGCGGTGGTCGGCGGCGGCGACTCGGCCATGGAGGAGGCGATCTTCCTGACCCGGTTCGCCCGCACGGTCACCGTGATCCACCGCCGCCAGGACTTCCGCGCCTCCCGGATCATGCTGGAGCGGGCCAGGGCCAACGACAAGATCCGCTGGCTGCTGGACACCAGGGTGCAGGAGGTGCTCGGCGCCCAGACCGTGCAGGGCGTGCGGGTGCGGCACACCGGGACCGGCGCGGAGTCGGTGCTGCCGGTGACCGGGTTCTTCGTGGCCATCGGGCACGAACCGCGTTCCGCGCTGGTGCGCGGGCAGGTGGAGGTCGACGTGGACGGGTACGTGCGGGTGGACGCACCGGGCACCGCGACCAATCTGGACGGGGTCTTCGCCGCAGGGGACCTGGTCGACCACAGCTACCGGCAGGCCATCACCGCCGCCGGATCCGGCTGTGCGGCCGCCATGGACGCCGAGCGCTGGCTGGTCAGCTGA
- a CDS encoding amidohydrolase family protein yields the protein MEISDSSESTLSRRRFLQAAALTAAAAGTAGALGSAPDALADPAAEVAEEAGKRALSFTAATNGAATLNPADGSLVAEVQNVLWSIPRGGGKAKALTPADLEPNRPVFSPDGKQLVVCAYRGGGFHLWLLRADGTGLRQLTDGPWDDRGPAWSPDGTKIAFASERGGDTVTGSPYRIWVADVRTGELTRITGKPGQDGPLQDKAWEDFDPTFAADGSRILFVRGSFNGTALDSRTVAAIRSDGSGAVAAEHTDTSGAQVLAPALSPDGRLAYLRTTPSPSAGCTLVVAGQPVPVDGDVEPVPPRWVDKDRLLLTVSGKFTLLRPSSPATQEPIAFTASLPLDRPRYRGKDYDLTGEGVREVRSPHLPALSPDGKQVVFAALNSLWTVPSTGGSPRKVVTAGPTRFLLAPSWTADGKAIVYTDDRDGLYTARRRDLATGAETVLATGGRVHPALSPDGGKLAALDMSGNLVLRDLAAGTEKVLAAPLGGGGIPGRPSWSPDGRFIAFCDRNRLNGRFREGYNLIRIVDVATGKDRLHPVAPNTSIADRYDSGPVWSPDGKHLAVIIESALHLVPIRPDGTPTGAPRRLADEAADHPSFAGDGRTVLYLSGTRLRLISVDGGAPRTVRAPLDYRRPRPEDTVLHAGRFWDGTGEQVRQDVDLVLRRGRIAAVEPHRPNRPAAKRIDASQQTVLPGLWDAHTHPWQSTYGGRQTALQLAYGITTAVSFGGFAYEQARIREAVSSGALAGPRLIATGELLDGARVAYSMGRAHSTRAGLRRSLDRAAALDWDFVKTYVRAPGWIMKEAADFAHQRLGVRSGGHLCSPGVQLNQDLTTHLQATQRLEFGHATTASGRAYQDVTEIYTRTNFHLIATPFTAAPLIGTDPALTEDPRVTTLMPPWDAAAARAAAKIPPTPAQLTTLATEVDVYKRVLDGGGLVALGTDAPLVAIGLHLHLGLRALHRNGFTPTQALRTVTSLPAKVFGQEADLGTLEPGKVADITIVNGDPFTNFNSLINTTTVLRGGIPYTTKDLVNSFTTQTEAAPTTATTPTEADWLEVAHTMRRNSCCDPDC from the coding sequence GTGGAGATTTCGGACAGTAGTGAATCGACCCTGTCCCGACGCCGGTTCCTCCAGGCGGCCGCACTCACCGCGGCCGCCGCTGGCACCGCCGGAGCCCTGGGCTCCGCGCCGGACGCGCTCGCCGACCCCGCGGCCGAAGTGGCCGAAGAGGCAGGAAAACGAGCCCTTTCTTTCACCGCGGCCACAAATGGCGCCGCGACCCTGAATCCCGCCGACGGCAGCCTGGTCGCCGAGGTGCAGAACGTGCTGTGGTCGATTCCGCGCGGTGGCGGCAAGGCGAAAGCCCTCACCCCGGCCGACCTGGAACCCAACCGCCCGGTATTCAGCCCGGACGGCAAACAACTGGTCGTCTGCGCCTATCGCGGCGGTGGTTTCCACCTCTGGCTGCTGCGCGCCGACGGCACCGGCCTGCGCCAGCTCACCGACGGCCCGTGGGACGACCGCGGCCCTGCCTGGTCCCCGGACGGCACCAAGATCGCCTTCGCCTCCGAGCGCGGTGGCGACACGGTCACCGGCAGCCCGTACCGGATCTGGGTGGCCGACGTGCGCACCGGCGAGCTGACCCGGATCACCGGCAAGCCCGGCCAGGACGGTCCGCTGCAGGACAAGGCGTGGGAGGACTTCGACCCGACCTTCGCCGCCGACGGCAGCCGGATCCTGTTCGTCCGCGGCTCCTTCAACGGCACCGCGCTGGACTCGCGCACCGTGGCCGCCATCCGGTCGGATGGTTCCGGCGCGGTCGCCGCCGAGCACACCGACACCAGCGGCGCCCAGGTGCTGGCCCCCGCGCTGTCCCCGGACGGTCGGCTGGCCTACCTGCGCACCACCCCGTCACCGAGCGCGGGCTGCACGCTGGTGGTGGCCGGGCAGCCGGTGCCGGTGGACGGCGACGTCGAGCCGGTGCCGCCGCGCTGGGTGGACAAGGACCGCCTGCTGCTCACCGTCAGCGGCAAGTTCACCCTGCTCCGCCCCAGCTCGCCCGCCACCCAGGAACCCATCGCGTTCACCGCGAGCCTGCCGCTGGACCGGCCGCGCTACCGGGGCAAGGACTACGACCTCACCGGCGAGGGCGTGCGCGAGGTGCGCTCCCCGCACCTGCCCGCGCTGTCCCCGGACGGCAAGCAGGTCGTCTTCGCCGCGCTCAACTCGCTGTGGACCGTGCCCAGCACCGGTGGCAGCCCGCGCAAGGTGGTCACCGCCGGCCCGACCCGGTTCCTGCTCGCGCCGAGCTGGACCGCCGACGGCAAGGCGATCGTCTACACCGACGACCGCGACGGCCTGTACACCGCCCGCCGCCGCGACCTGGCCACCGGCGCCGAGACGGTGCTGGCCACCGGCGGCCGGGTGCACCCCGCGCTGTCCCCCGACGGCGGCAAACTCGCCGCCCTGGACATGTCCGGCAACCTGGTCCTGCGCGACCTGGCCGCGGGCACCGAGAAGGTGCTGGCCGCCCCGCTCGGCGGCGGCGGCATCCCCGGCCGCCCGAGCTGGTCGCCCGATGGCAGGTTCATCGCCTTCTGCGACCGCAACCGCCTCAACGGCCGCTTCCGCGAGGGCTACAACCTCATCCGGATCGTGGACGTGGCCACCGGCAAGGACCGCCTGCACCCGGTGGCCCCGAACACCTCCATCGCCGACCGCTACGACTCCGGCCCGGTCTGGTCGCCCGACGGCAAGCACCTCGCCGTGATCATCGAATCGGCCCTGCACCTGGTCCCCATCCGCCCCGACGGCACCCCCACCGGCGCCCCGCGCAGGCTGGCCGACGAGGCCGCCGACCACCCGTCCTTCGCCGGCGACGGCCGCACCGTGCTCTACCTCTCCGGCACCCGCCTGCGCCTGATCAGCGTGGACGGTGGCGCACCGCGCACCGTGCGCGCCCCACTGGACTACCGCCGCCCCCGCCCCGAGGACACCGTGCTGCACGCCGGCCGCTTCTGGGACGGCACCGGCGAACAGGTCCGCCAGGACGTCGACCTGGTCCTGCGCCGCGGCCGCATCGCCGCCGTGGAACCCCACCGCCCCAACCGCCCCGCCGCCAAACGCATCGACGCCTCCCAGCAGACCGTGCTCCCCGGCCTCTGGGACGCGCACACCCACCCCTGGCAGTCCACCTACGGCGGCAGGCAGACCGCCCTGCAACTGGCCTACGGCATCACCACCGCGGTGTCCTTCGGCGGCTTCGCCTACGAACAGGCCCGCATCCGCGAGGCCGTCAGCTCAGGTGCCCTGGCCGGCCCCCGGCTGATCGCCACCGGCGAGCTGCTCGACGGCGCCCGCGTCGCCTACAGCATGGGCCGGGCGCACAGCACCCGCGCGGGCCTGCGCCGTTCGCTGGACCGGGCGGCGGCCCTGGACTGGGACTTCGTCAAGACCTACGTCCGAGCCCCCGGCTGGATCATGAAGGAAGCCGCCGACTTCGCCCACCAGCGCCTGGGCGTCCGCAGCGGCGGCCACCTGTGCTCCCCCGGAGTGCAGCTGAACCAGGACCTCACCACCCACCTCCAAGCCACCCAGCGCCTGGAGTTCGGCCACGCCACAACAGCCTCCGGCCGCGCCTACCAGGACGTCACCGAGATCTACACCCGCACCAACTTCCACCTCATCGCCACCCCCTTCACCGCGGCCCCCCTGATCGGCACCGACCCGGCGCTCACCGAAGACCCCCGGGTCACCACCCTCATGCCCCCCTGGGACGCCGCGGCGGCCCGAGCCGCCGCCAAGATCCCCCCAACCCCAGCCCAACTGACCACCCTCGCCACCGAGGTGGACGTCTACAAACGAGTCCTGGACGGCGGCGGCCTGGTCGCCCTGGGCACGGACGCCCCCCTGGTCGCCATCGGCCTGCACCTCCACCTGGGCCTGAGGGCGTTGCACCGCAACGGCTTCACCCCCACCCAGGCCCTCCGCACAGTGACCTCCCTACCCGCCAAGGTCTTCGGCCAGGAAGCCGACCTCGGCACCCTGGAACCAGGCAAGGTCGCCGACATCACCATCGTCAACGGCGACCCCTTCACCAACTTCAACTCCCTGATCAACACCACCACAGTCCTCCGCGGCGGCATCCCCTACACCACCAAGGACCTGGTCAACTCCTTCACCACCCAAACCGAAGCAGCCCCCACCACCGCCACCACCCCCACCGAAGCGGACTGGCTCGAAGTAGCCCACACCATGCGCCGAAACTCCTGCTGCGACCCAGACTGCTAA
- a CDS encoding vitamin K epoxide reductase family protein, with protein MTSNQVAPSKTAKTAKTDDPGGRRLDRIVAWLLGVGGLVGLAASFVLTIEKLELLINPNYIPTCTFNAALSCGTVMKSEQAAVFGFPNSLLGIAGFSAVTAIGLGLLAGATYRRWFWLGLQLGATLGVVFTHWLIIQSLYEIRTLCPYCMVVWAVTIPIFVYVTLANLERGHFGGRGGGRAVTGYHGILALTWLAVIAALVFTAFGASLFA; from the coding sequence ATGACAAGCAACCAGGTCGCCCCCAGCAAGACCGCCAAGACCGCCAAGACCGACGACCCCGGCGGCCGACGCCTGGACCGGATCGTCGCCTGGCTGCTCGGTGTCGGTGGCCTGGTCGGCCTGGCCGCCTCCTTCGTGCTCACGATCGAGAAGCTCGAGCTGCTGATCAACCCGAACTACATCCCCACCTGCACCTTCAACGCCGCGCTCAGCTGCGGCACGGTGATGAAGTCCGAACAGGCCGCCGTCTTCGGCTTCCCCAACTCACTCCTGGGCATCGCCGGATTCAGCGCCGTCACCGCCATCGGCCTCGGACTGCTCGCCGGCGCGACCTACCGCCGCTGGTTCTGGCTCGGCCTGCAACTGGGCGCCACCCTCGGGGTCGTCTTCACCCACTGGCTGATCATCCAGAGCCTCTACGAGATCCGCACGCTCTGCCCCTACTGCATGGTCGTCTGGGCGGTGACCATCCCGATCTTCGTCTACGTCACCCTGGCCAACCTCGAACGCGGCCACTTCGGCGGACGCGGCGGCGGCCGGGCCGTGACCGGCTACCACGGCATCCTCGCCCTCACCTGGCTCGCGGTGATCGCCGCGCTGGTCTTCACCGCCTTCGGCGCCAGCCTGTTCGCCTGA
- a CDS encoding FG-GAP-like repeat-containing protein, which yields MTRHRAGKAVSLLAFIAAAGLLTSLPANAIAGGSPAADGTYGFVAKIDVGAGVRSCSGVLVDPNWVLTVKSCFPENAQGGKPAQPTKVTVGRTSLSGTAGKVVDAVNLIPRADRNLALVRLATPVEGVTPATVARTAPAAGESVRLAGYGRTATEWTPDRLQTGAAKVESAAASTLSVLGEGSVSVCRGDSGGPAFREVGGRFEVLGLHAASWQGGCVGETETRRTVTESRLDNLDGWLESQLIGLTATPLAQHGNKLSWLNPPSLQATGYRVYGARTADVPLVPANLLGTVGNGQFAHTALPAKQVWHYRVVPVTATGDGPASAIASATVKTHTISDFNGDGRDDISAVYNYDPQDLGTFTFDGSAQGPTAPVSKAQTGPNNWEMSSAKYLNGDFNGDGFADWGAFYNYGGANIKFFVRWGSPTGLKDAGELWDSAGHWDWNRAQFVAGDFNGDGRTDITAAYGYPNGQTKFWLFRGNPTGIDAPVVTWDSGENNWERTSSTFIAGDFNGDGRDDMAGLYDYGNYDVALFVADGTVEGHTKPAQQWRTGQGQWDPARSRLVAGDFDGDGRTDVAGLYGYADNRIALFVAKGTAGGVQHFAKRWESNPGDWYLGSSTFVAGDFNGDGRSDIGGFYNYGNGHLKLFNFRGQPDGSTDKGTEAWDSAGGWAWERALFIQ from the coding sequence GTGACTCGCCATCGTGCGGGCAAGGCCGTCAGCCTGCTCGCCTTCATCGCGGCCGCAGGTCTGCTGACCAGCCTGCCCGCCAACGCCATCGCCGGGGGCTCCCCCGCCGCCGACGGCACTTACGGCTTCGTCGCCAAGATCGACGTCGGCGCGGGCGTCCGGAGCTGCAGCGGCGTGCTGGTCGACCCGAACTGGGTGCTGACCGTCAAGAGCTGCTTCCCGGAGAACGCCCAGGGCGGCAAGCCCGCGCAGCCGACCAAGGTCACCGTCGGCCGGACCTCGTTGTCCGGCACCGCCGGGAAGGTGGTGGACGCGGTCAACCTGATCCCGCGGGCCGACCGCAACCTGGCGCTGGTCCGGCTGGCCACCCCGGTCGAGGGCGTCACCCCGGCCACCGTGGCCAGGACCGCGCCCGCCGCCGGTGAGTCGGTGCGCCTGGCCGGCTACGGCCGCACCGCCACCGAGTGGACCCCGGACCGGTTGCAGACCGGCGCGGCCAAGGTCGAGTCAGCCGCGGCGAGCACCCTGTCGGTGCTCGGCGAGGGCTCGGTCTCGGTCTGCCGCGGCGACTCCGGCGGCCCGGCCTTCCGCGAGGTCGGCGGGCGCTTCGAGGTCCTCGGCCTGCACGCGGCCTCCTGGCAGGGCGGCTGCGTCGGGGAGACCGAGACCCGGCGCACGGTCACCGAGTCCCGGCTGGACAACCTGGACGGCTGGCTGGAATCGCAGCTGATCGGCCTGACCGCGACCCCGCTCGCCCAGCACGGCAACAAGCTGAGCTGGCTGAACCCGCCGTCGCTGCAGGCCACCGGCTACCGCGTGTACGGCGCGCGGACCGCGGACGTGCCGCTGGTCCCGGCGAACCTGCTGGGCACGGTCGGCAATGGCCAGTTCGCGCACACCGCGTTGCCCGCCAAGCAGGTGTGGCACTACCGGGTGGTCCCGGTGACCGCCACCGGTGACGGCCCGGCCTCCGCGATCGCCTCGGCCACCGTGAAGACGCACACCATCAGCGACTTCAACGGCGACGGCCGGGACGACATCTCCGCGGTCTACAACTACGACCCGCAGGACCTGGGCACCTTCACCTTCGACGGCTCCGCGCAGGGCCCGACCGCGCCGGTCTCCAAGGCCCAGACCGGTCCGAACAACTGGGAGATGAGCAGCGCCAAGTACCTCAACGGCGACTTCAACGGCGACGGCTTCGCCGACTGGGGCGCCTTCTACAACTACGGCGGCGCCAACATCAAGTTCTTCGTCCGCTGGGGCTCGCCGACCGGGCTCAAGGACGCGGGCGAGCTGTGGGACTCCGCCGGGCACTGGGACTGGAACCGGGCGCAGTTCGTGGCAGGCGACTTCAACGGCGACGGCCGCACCGACATCACCGCCGCCTACGGCTACCCGAACGGTCAGACCAAGTTCTGGCTCTTCCGCGGCAACCCGACCGGGATCGACGCGCCGGTGGTCACCTGGGATTCCGGGGAGAACAACTGGGAGCGCACCAGCAGCACCTTCATCGCCGGTGACTTCAACGGCGACGGCCGCGACGACATGGCCGGGCTGTACGACTACGGCAACTACGACGTGGCGCTGTTCGTCGCCGACGGCACCGTCGAGGGGCACACCAAGCCCGCGCAGCAGTGGCGTACCGGCCAGGGCCAGTGGGACCCGGCCCGGTCCCGGCTGGTGGCTGGTGACTTCGACGGCGACGGCCGGACCGATGTGGCGGGTCTGTACGGGTACGCCGACAACCGGATCGCGCTGTTCGTGGCCAAGGGCACGGCCGGCGGCGTGCAGCACTTCGCGAAGCGGTGGGAGAGCAATCCCGGCGACTGGTACCTGGGGTCGAGCACGTTCGTGGCAGGCGATTTCAACGGCGACGGGCGCTCGGACATCGGTGGTTTCTACAACTACGGCAACGGGCACCTGAAGCTGTTCAACTTCCGCGGGCAGCCGGATGGCAGCACCGACAAGGGCACCGAGGCGTGGGATTCGGCCGGCGGTTGGGCCTGGGAGCGGGCGCTGTTCATCCAGTGA
- a CDS encoding glycosyltransferase: MITAAPLLGHLLPLVPLARALREAGHEVLLATAGEAMAVADQADLPVRDLAPGFRFEPIVRRTLLWHPLIAKAEIAGKSGTRGAALLFGHVNEEIADGAVALARSWKPDLVLHEPLAIAGALAAAVAGVPAVLVENSLFDGLDLLAATRERLAKPLRRNNIDELPEPAARIVTAPPSLVGEQSGWPMRYEPYSGEGEIPAWLSTEADRPRIAVSRSTVGGPGGNRLMSAVVDAAEGLDAEIVLLRPDRRILRRESLPANVRTLDWAPLTCVLAHCAALVHHGGAGSVAAALAAGIPQLVVPGAGDRDHNARLVAKRGAGTAVAAKDISTAELRRLLTEPGLTEAALAVRKEMAAMPAPATLVPKLVALGR; encoded by the coding sequence ATGATCACCGCGGCTCCGCTGCTGGGCCACCTGTTACCGCTGGTCCCGCTGGCCCGCGCGCTGCGCGAGGCCGGCCACGAGGTCCTGCTCGCCACCGCGGGCGAGGCCATGGCCGTGGCCGACCAGGCCGACCTGCCCGTCCGCGACCTCGCCCCCGGCTTCCGGTTCGAGCCGATCGTGCGCCGGACCCTGCTGTGGCACCCGCTGATCGCCAAGGCCGAGATCGCGGGCAAGTCCGGCACCCGCGGCGCGGCCCTGCTCTTCGGCCACGTCAACGAGGAGATCGCGGACGGCGCGGTCGCACTGGCCCGCTCCTGGAAACCCGACCTGGTCCTGCACGAGCCACTGGCCATCGCCGGGGCCCTGGCCGCCGCGGTGGCAGGCGTGCCCGCGGTGCTGGTGGAGAACTCCCTCTTCGACGGCCTGGACCTGCTCGCCGCCACCCGGGAACGACTGGCCAAACCCTTGCGCCGCAACAACATCGACGAACTGCCCGAACCAGCCGCGCGGATCGTCACCGCCCCGCCCAGCCTGGTCGGCGAGCAGTCCGGCTGGCCCATGCGCTACGAGCCCTACAGCGGCGAGGGCGAGATCCCGGCCTGGCTGAGCACCGAGGCCGACCGCCCGCGGATCGCGGTCAGCCGCAGCACCGTCGGCGGCCCCGGCGGCAACCGGCTGATGAGCGCGGTGGTCGACGCCGCCGAGGGCCTGGACGCCGAGATCGTGCTGCTCCGCCCGGACCGCCGCATCCTGCGCCGGGAATCCCTGCCCGCCAACGTGCGCACCCTGGACTGGGCCCCGCTGACCTGCGTGCTCGCGCACTGCGCCGCGCTGGTGCACCACGGCGGCGCTGGTTCGGTGGCGGCGGCGCTGGCCGCGGGTATCCCGCAGCTGGTGGTGCCCGGCGCGGGCGACCGCGACCACAACGCCCGGCTGGTCGCCAAGCGCGGCGCGGGCACCGCGGTGGCCGCCAAGGACATCAGCACCGCCGAACTGCGCAGGCTGCTCACCGAACCGGGGCTGACCGAGGCGGCGCTGGCGGTGCGCAAGGAGATGGCCGCCATGCCCGCACCCGCCACGCTGGTGCCGAAGCTGGTCGCGCTCGGCCGATGA
- a CDS encoding ricin-type beta-trefoil lectin domain protein, translated as MRSVQFWSAAALGLLLTATALVAPAPQARAAGETVNIALTTTTAANKGRTVTRGLQPQAPVRFTPGTGSGGTTITVNEGRTYQEFEGAGASFTDTAAWLMNSSGALTPATRDATMRKLFHPTEGIGLSFIRNPLGASDLARFDYNFDNTCCDVSDFNINHDLADVLPLTRQAKQLNPALKVMASPWSAPGWMKDNNHMHQGWLQSQYYTAFGQYFAKYVQAYQSRGVPIDYVSVQNEPTCCAGYPSMHWNANGLIHFTKNALWPAFRAAGITTKTLVLDWNWDKWAEFGAPQVNDPAIRNDPLFGGVAWHGYGGDVATQTQVHNQYPGIKQYGTEHSGGEWINDQHREDMVADIINPTRNHARSVVKWSLGLDQAQGPHNGGCGTCTGLITVQNGGPRHGQVDYTIEYYNMGHLTKFVRPGAVRVDTNNTAAVSNVAWRNPDGSKALIAYNTSGAGQNVRVNWGGQSFTYNLPARTTATFTWAGQPSGGPTGGQITGLGGKCLDVTDNSTVNGTLAQIWDCVGADNQRWTINADGTVRALGKCLDVSGNGTANGTPVHLWDCFAAPNQLWQVQADRTIRNPQSNRCLDVIGNNAANGTKLQIWDCTAAPNQQWSTA; from the coding sequence ATGCGCAGTGTCCAGTTCTGGTCGGCAGCGGCGTTGGGGCTGCTGCTGACCGCGACCGCCCTGGTGGCCCCGGCCCCGCAGGCGCGGGCTGCCGGGGAGACAGTCAACATCGCGCTCACCACCACCACCGCGGCCAACAAGGGCCGCACCGTCACCCGCGGCCTGCAACCCCAGGCCCCGGTCCGGTTCACCCCCGGCACCGGCAGCGGTGGCACCACCATCACCGTCAACGAGGGCCGGACCTACCAGGAGTTCGAGGGCGCGGGCGCGTCCTTCACCGACACCGCGGCCTGGCTGATGAACTCCAGCGGCGCGCTCACCCCGGCCACCCGGGACGCGACCATGCGGAAACTGTTCCACCCCACCGAGGGCATCGGACTGTCCTTCATCCGCAACCCGCTGGGCGCCTCCGACCTGGCCCGCTTCGACTACAACTTCGACAACACCTGCTGCGACGTCAGCGACTTCAACATCAACCACGACCTCGCGGACGTGCTTCCCCTTACCCGCCAGGCGAAACAGCTCAACCCGGCGCTGAAGGTGATGGCCTCGCCGTGGAGCGCGCCTGGCTGGATGAAGGACAACAACCACATGCACCAGGGGTGGTTGCAGTCCCAGTACTACACCGCCTTCGGCCAGTACTTCGCCAAGTACGTGCAGGCGTACCAGTCCCGCGGTGTGCCCATCGACTACGTCTCGGTGCAGAACGAGCCGACCTGCTGCGCCGGGTATCCCTCGATGCACTGGAACGCCAACGGCCTCATCCACTTCACCAAGAACGCGCTCTGGCCCGCCTTCCGCGCGGCCGGGATCACCACCAAAACCCTGGTGCTGGACTGGAACTGGGACAAGTGGGCCGAGTTCGGCGCGCCCCAGGTCAACGATCCGGCCATCCGCAACGACCCGCTCTTCGGTGGCGTGGCCTGGCACGGCTACGGCGGCGATGTGGCCACCCAGACCCAGGTGCACAACCAGTACCCGGGCATCAAGCAGTACGGCACCGAGCACTCCGGCGGTGAGTGGATCAACGACCAGCACCGCGAGGACATGGTCGCCGACATCATCAACCCCACCCGCAACCACGCCCGCAGCGTGGTGAAGTGGAGCCTGGGGCTGGATCAGGCCCAGGGCCCGCACAACGGTGGTTGCGGCACCTGCACCGGGCTGATCACGGTGCAGAACGGCGGTCCCCGGCACGGCCAGGTGGACTACACCATCGAGTACTACAACATGGGCCACCTGACCAAGTTCGTCCGTCCCGGCGCGGTCCGGGTGGACACCAACAACACCGCCGCGGTCAGCAACGTGGCCTGGCGCAACCCGGACGGCTCCAAGGCGCTGATCGCCTACAACACCAGTGGCGCCGGCCAGAACGTGCGGGTCAACTGGGGCGGCCAGTCCTTCACCTACAACCTGCCGGCGCGCACCACGGCCACCTTCACCTGGGCCGGGCAGCCCAGTGGCGGACCCACCGGCGGCCAGATCACCGGGCTGGGCGGCAAATGCCTGGACGTCACCGACAACAGCACCGTCAACGGGACCCTGGCCCAGATCTGGGACTGCGTCGGCGCGGACAACCAGCGGTGGACGATCAACGCCGACGGCACCGTGCGCGCGCTGGGCAAGTGCCTTGACGTGAGCGGGAACGGCACGGCCAACGGAACGCCGGTGCACCTGTGGGACTGCTTCGCCGCACCCAACCAGCTCTGGCAGGTGCAGGCCGATCGGACCATCCGCAACCCGCAGTCGAACAGGTGCCTTGACGTGATCGGCAACAACGCGGCCAATGGCACCAAGCTGCAGATCTGGGACTGCACCGCCGCGCCGAACCAGCAGTGGAGCACCGCGTGA